In the Natrinema sp. CBA1119 genome, GCTCGTCCGCTTCCCCTGAAAGGCCGTGATCAGGAGGGAGAGCCAGACGAGCAGGAGGGCGAATCCGAGTCCCATCTGCGACAGGAACGAGAGCGCCGCGATCAGGAAGCCGAGCAGATCGCCGACGAGCATCGCCATGACAGTCGTCGCGACGTTGAGCACGGCGTATACCAGTATCGACGCGACCCCGAAGACGATGCTCTGGGCGGCGTGGGAGCGAGCGAACTCGTTGTCGTCCTCGAGGAGGTAGACGAGGATGCCTGTCAGGGGCACAAACAGGTATGATATCGCACCGAGCACGTTCTCGTCGGGACCGAGACTGGTCGCTGTCGGTTCGACGGGTTCCGCTCCGGCCGCTGGTTTGGTAGTTGTTGACATTAGTACGCTACCGGAGAGACGCTGACAGCGTATTTTACTGTATCGTTTATATTTCATATGAGTGAGTTGGAGTACTGTATGAAAGAAACAGCCGCCAAATCGAGACGATCCTCGTGCAACGAAGTGACCGACGATCAACTCCGGCGTCGGGCACGACAACTACACACGCGGATCGCAGGGCACTTACCGACATCCCGAGAACGAACGGCCATGCAGATCAAAGACCGGGAGCAGGTCGAGGGTGGCCGCGAGCGGGTCACCGTCGTGCCGGAGAGCGTGGACGATCTCTGGCACCTGCAGTACGTCCTCGAGCCCGGCGATCGCGTCGCGGGCGACACGACCCGGCGCATTCAGCGCAACGACGACCAGATGCGGGATACGGGCGGCGAGCGCGAGCACATGTGGGTCGCCATCGCCGTCGAGACCGTCGAGTTTCACAAGTTCGCCAACCGGTTGCGGGTCGGCGGGGAGATCGTCGCCTGCTCGCGCGAGGATCAACTCGGCTTTCACCACACGCTCAACGTCGAGGCGCGCGACGAGCTCTCGATCGAGAAGCGGTTCAAACCGGATCAGAAGGCCCGCCTCGAGGAGGCCGAAGAAGCCACCGAGAACCCGGACGTCGCCATCGCCACCGTCGAGGAGGGTCAGGCCCACGTCCACTCGGTCGCCCAGTACGGCACCGAAGAGCGAGCGACGATCACCGGAACGACCGGCAAGGGCGAGTACGCCCGCGGCCGCTCGGAGCTGTTCGAAGAGCTCGCGACGGTCCTTAAGCGCCTCGAGGTCGACGCGATCATCCTCGCCGGTCCGGGCTTTACGAAGCAAGACGCGTACAAGTACCTCGAGGAGAACGAGCCCGAGGTAGCCGAGCTAATCACGATGGTCGACACGGCGGCCGTCGGCGACCGGGGCGTCCACGAGGTGCTCAAACGCGGGGCCGTCGCGGACGTTCAGGAGGAGACCCGTATCGAGAGCGAGGCGGAATATATCGACGAACTCACTCGGCGGATGGCCGAGGGCGCGAAGGCGGCGTACGGTCCCGGGCAGGTCCAGCAGGCCGCCGAGTTCGGTGCGATCGAACGGCTGCTCGTCCTCGACGATCGATTACAGAAAGAACGCGGTCCCGACGGTGAGTGGGCGATCAGTGTCGACGACATCGTCCGGACGACGGAACAGAAAGGCGGCGACGTAACGGTCTTCTCGAGCGAGTTCCCGCCCGGTCAGCAGCTCTCCAATCTCGGCGGGATCGCGGCATTGCTTCGGTACCGCCTCGAGTAGCGTGCGACGATGGGGCGTCGCCGTTATTCCACGTGCACTTCGTCGCTGGCCTCGATCAGCTGGATCAGTACGGAGGCGAACAGCGAGCCTGAACTCCAGAACGCGGTCTCGTTGCCGTCGCCGATCACGCTCAGGAGGATGCTGTCGTCGTCGACGATAACGATTCGTCCCGACCGCTCGTCGTCCGATCGGTGTGGTGGCGGACGTTCCACGACGACGTTTTCGATGTCGGCGAAACGGTCATGAACCGCTTTCGTTCGACTGACGACGAGTACCGCGACGCCGGCCGCCGCGCGCTCCGCGATGGTCCGTTCGATCGAGTCGGTGACGAGTTCCGGGAGACGGGTCCCGAAGACGATCCGATCTTCCGCCTGCGAGAGGATAGCGGCGGTTCGATCGTCGACCCGGTCGCGACCGCGAACCGTCCAGATGTCCTCTTGGGTCTCCTCGCCAGCCGGCTCGTTCTTGACGGTTTCGACGTACTCGAAGGCCCGATCCTGTTCACGCTCGAACTGGGTCCGGAGGGTGTCCCGCGCCTCGTCGACGCTGACCGGCCGGTACCGGATCGGGTTCGACTGCTGGACCTCGAGCAGGCCTCTATTCTCCAGGCTCTCCGCGACGCTGTAGACCTGCGAGCGCGGGACGTCCGTGATCTCGGCGACGTCTCTCGCTGTCCCCGCGCCGAGCCGGTGGAGCGCGATGAACACTTTGGCCTCGTAGCTGGTAAGCCCCAACTGTTCGAAGGCGTCGACGGCCTCGTTCTGATCGCCGCTCACTCGCTGTCACCCTGCTCAGAGACTGTCCCGCCATCGCTCGCAGTCGCCGTTTCCGACCGCACACCCGACGTGTCGAACGAGACGTCCGGTCCGAAGTATCGCGTCCACACCACCAGTAGCGTCGGGAGAACGACGACGCTGGCCAGGAACGCGTAGGTTATCGTCAGTCCGGTAATGATCCCGAACTGCCGGAGCGCGGGGAGGATCGCGAAGGCGAGCGTCCCGAAGCCGCCGACGGTGGTCGCGGCACTGCCGAGCAGCGCCCCGCCGGTGCCGGTGACGGTCGTTTGTAGCGCCGACCAGACGTTCCCCTGCCGCTCGAGTTCGAGCCTGTAGCGTTCGCTGATGTGGATGCTGTAGGCGACCCCGAGCCCGACGGTGAGGCTCGTGATCATCCCCGTCAACACGTTGAAGGGCATTCCGATGAGGTACATCGTTCCCAGGATCCAGCTGACGGAGAACGCGACCGGAAGCAGGGTGATGGCACCCAGCGAGGCGCTGGCACCGGTCAGCCAGTAGGCCGCGGTGAGGAACAGGAACACCGCGACGAGCGTGATCACGAGACTCTCGAGGACGGTGTCTAACAGGTCCTGTTCGACGATGTGGCTGACGATCGGATCGCCGGTTGCGATCGCGCTCCAGCGCCCGTCGCTCCCGTCCTCGAAATCGCCGGCGATCGTCCGCATCTCGCTGGTCGTCTCGCTGGCGGTCGCGTTCCCCTTGACGGCAACGATCATCCGAGCAGACTGGTATTCTCCCCCGTCGGTCCGGTGGAGTACCTGACTCGCGGCTTCCCCGTCGACCTCGAAGAGCTGATCGTACAGCGCCGAGACGTTCTGGTCGGGGACGCCATCGTCATCGGTGTCGGCAGCGGTGAACGACTCGTTGAACGACTCGTTCTGTCTGGCGGCCCGCTCCATCGTCGAGAGCGGGTCCTGGATGTTGGCTTCGCCGGTCGCTAACGTGTACGCGATGCCGTCGTCACCCGCGGCGTCTGTCCGCGTCTCGTTGATCTTTGTGAGGAACTCGTCGTCGTCGACACCACCCTCGACGAGTATCTGTGCCTGGCTGTCCTCGCGCTGGAAGTGCTGGTTGACGAACTCGAGGTCGTCCTTGGCATGGTACTCGCCGGGGGCCATTCCGCCGGGGAGGGTTTCGGTCCACGCCGGGGGGCTCTCAGCGAGGAAGTCTTCTTGCTGGAAACTGGTGTCGACCTGCGTCGCCCCGTACGCGCCGCCCGCGGTGAGCAGGACGACGACGAGGAGGACGGCGAGGGGAATCCGACGAGCGGCGGTCGAGCCGACTGTCAGAACGTCACTGAAACGGCCGCCGCCGGTCCCGAATGCCCGCTTTCGGCGGTCGAAACCGCGGGACTCGAGGAACTCGTCGATCTCGATCTTGGCGGCCGGAATCAGCGCGCCGAAGACGATCAGCGCGGCGACGATGCCCACCGAGCTGACGATCCCGAACTCGCGGATCGGACCGATCGGGCTGACGAGATTCGAGAGGAAACCGATGACGGTCGTGGCCGTCACCCAAACGAGGGCGGCACCGACGCCGCCCAGCGCGATCGTCATCGAGCCGCGGACGGACCCCTGAGTACCGTCGGCCTCGCGTTGTTCCCGATGGCGCATGAACACGTGGATCGCGTAGTCGATCGACAGGCCGATCAGGAGGACCGGCACCGCGACGAACATCTGGTTGAACGCGATGTCCGCCCAGCCCATGAAGCCGAACGTCCAGACGAGGACGGCGACGATGCCGGCGACCCCGAGGACGATGTCCAGCGGGTCGCGGTACGCGACCAACAGCGCGACGACGACGAACAACATTGCGAGCGGGCCGACGATGGCCAGACTGTCACCCATCGATCGGTTGATCTCGTCGGTGATGACGCCGCCGCCGAAGACGAGGTAGTCCTGTTCGTGCGTCTCGGCCAACTCGCGAATCTCGAGTTGACTGTCGATGATCTCGTCGCTGATCGCGCCGCCACCCATGCCGTTTGCACCGTCGCCGGCGGTCGACTGGGTGATCGACGTCATTCGGGTGTCGGCCTGCGTACTGCCCGGCTCGTAGGACGACGGCATGAACGCGATTGCGACGTTGTCATCCGTACTCTCTCCCGATAGTGTCCGATCGAGAAGTCGCTCGTACTCCTCGTCGTCCATGTTCTCGAGGGTCTCGATCTGTTCTCCGAGCGGCGGGCTCTCATCGCTTTGCAGCGCAGCGTACTCCGCCTCGAGGACGCCGGCCGTTCCGTTTTGGTACGCCTCGTTACGCTCGGCAGTGAGCCGCTGGTACTCCGGGTCTTCGTTCGGGTTCTCGGATTGGGAGCGGATCTCGTACTGTTCCGACTCGATCTCTCGAACGCGCTCGACGCTGGCTTCGTACTGTGCGGTCTGGGTTTCGGTGAGGTTGGCTGTGGCGTTCTCGACGACTGCGTCGAACTGGCCTTCGAGCTCGGCCGACCGCGCTTGATATGTCGACTGGTTGATCGAGTCGTTCGCATAGGACTCGTTTAACGCCTCGTACTGGCGCTGAATCCCGACCGTCTGATTGAGACCGTCCTGGAGCTGTGAACGCGTTTCGTTCAGCTCAGCGGACTGCTCTCCCCTGATCGCGCTGATTGCGACGATGTTCTCGACGCCGGTAATCGACTGGTTCTCGACGAGCGTCGAGTTGATCGACTCGTCGGCTCGTATCTCCTGTTGGAACTCGAGCGACGAAATCAGGGATTCCTTCTCGAGAACGTTGTCGCCGCGGACGATCAACTGGACGCTGGTCGTGTTCTCTCGCTGTTCGCTCGTGAAGTTCTCGTCGATCCGCTCGAGGGCCTTCGCCTCGTCGGATTCGCTCTCGAACTGGGAGAGCGAGGAGTCGTCGTCGACCATCGGCATCCCGGCTCCGACGAGCGCCGTCAGGAGCACGAGGACCACGAGAACGATCCGCGTGTGCCCGGTGATGGCGTCCGCGATCCGTTCGGGAACGCTCATTCGAGCACCTCGCTGTTCGTGTGAGCGAATTGGGTGGGGACCATGCTGTTGTTACGATCCTACAAACTCGACTGTATATACGTGTTTGGAACTTACGTCAACAGCGCTGGATATCCGGGTGCCTCACGACAGGCTCGGAGAACGAGGGTGATCCGGAGCGAAAAACTGAGTCGTCGACGCGGTCGTAACTGCGACGATTGCTCGACGACGATTACGTGATCGAGATCGTCTGGAGGTCCTCGGCGAACCGAACGTCGCCGTCGTAGTGGCTGCCGATCGACTCGAGCATCTCGTCGTGGCGGCCCTCGGTGTGGGGATAGAGATGGGTCAGATAGACTCGGCCGATCTCCCGGTCGGCCAGTTCCCGACCGAGCGCGTCGGGCGTCGGGTGGTTCGAGACATCGACGTCGTCGGGGAAAGAACAATCGTGGGCGAGGATCGCCGAGCCCTCGGCGAAGTTCGTCAGTCCCGCGAAGGCCTCGCTGTCGCCGCTGAACGTAAAGAGATCGCCAAAGCGGTAGGCCAGACATGGAAGCGAGTGGCGCGTCTCGTAGGCGGAGACGTCGAATCCGGCGACGGAAAACTCGCCGGCGACGACCTCGCGAACCTGTATCTCGAGTTTGTCCTGCATGTACTCGTAAACGTCGAGCAGGTCGTCGACCAGCGCCTTGGTCCCCTGCGGGCCGACGACCTCGAGGTGCTCCTCGCCGGCGAGCCAGCGAGCTTTCATCAGGGGGAGCAGGTCGGCCACGTGATCGAGGTGGTGGTGCGTCAGGAGAACGGACGAGACGTTCTCGTAGCCGACACCGGACTGCTGGAGCCGCTGGAGCGAGCCGGCACCGCAGTCGATCAGCAGCGTCCGGCCGTCCTCCTGCACGAGAATCCCCGCCTGAAACCGATCCCCCGTAGGCATGGCGCTTCCAGTACCGAGAAAGGTGACACGCATACGAAGGTGTGGAACGCCCGAGCCGATAAGGGTACCTTTCGCTGTTGTCTCCCGTTCTCGTCCGTCGTGGGGGAACGGGTACCTCGCTGCTGTTCGACGCAGACCCGTGCGCGCTGCAGTACTCGAGGCCTACGGCGGGCCGCTCTCGATCGAAACGGTGGATCCGCCAGCGCTCGAGTCCGAACGACCGGTGACGCGACACGTCGACAATTCCGAGCGTCTCCAAGCGATGACCGGCTGCGAGACGAACGGAGTCGAGGTCGTGACGTCTAAGAGCGTACTCGAGGAGTCACAAGCTTGAGTGTCCGGATCCGTCTACGTTTCAAGAAAATGATAATGCCAGTATTAGTTCGCATTCGCATTATTATCCCATACAATCTATGTTTCTCGCTAATACTGTGGTAATGATGACGTACTTTTACAACATTCGGTCGTTATAGTTTTCGCATGTCTATACTCGCAGCTGTCGATGCGACAAATGAACACGATACTGTCGTCGAGACCGGACACGATTTGGCTTCTGCCTACGAGACGACGCTCTCCGTCCTCCACGTCGTCTCACAGGAAGCGTTCGAGTCCCGCAAAGAGACCGTCGAGCGCGTCTCTGACGTTCGCGGATATAGTAAGTCCCAGCGCGCCGAAGCCGCGGCAAACGTCGCGAATGAGGTCGTCGTTGGGACGCTCGAGGACGTCGACCTCGAGACGATATCGACGCTCGGGCGCGTCGGTGAGCCGGTCCCCTCGATTCTGGACGTTGCCGGCGATCTCGATGCCGAATACATCGTTATCGGCGGCAGAAAGCGGTCACCCACCGGAAAGGCCCTGTTCGGGAGTACGACCCAGTCCGTCCTTCTCGAGGCTGATCGGCCGGTCGTGACGGTTATATCGGACGAAGAGTAGTCGCGGAACACTAACTCGAGGCAGTCACACTGGAATCGTCGGCCGTTGGCGGGTCGGGTTCGGTGATACGCACGCGCTTGATGCGTGTGTTGTCAACGCGTTCGATGGTGAGATCGACGCCGTCGTAGGTGAACGTCTCGCCGGGTTCGACCAGCCGTCCAGCGCGATTGAAGAGGAATCCGGCGATCGTCTCGAACTCTTCTCCCTCCGGGAACTCGACGCCGATCACGTCGTTGACGGCTTCGATGTTTACCTCACCGTCGACATGGGTCGTCAGATCATCGACGGTCTCAATGGGTTCTGCTTCCTGTGTATCGAGTATCTCGCCGACGACCGCTTCGACGATATCTTCGGTCGTGACGATCCCTTCGGTCGTCCCGAACTCGTCGATAATGACGACCTGTTCGACGCGCTCGCGACGCATTTCGCGGAACAGGTCGTCGATTTGTTTGCTCTCCGGGACGTGCAGCGTCTCCTCGATACGGGCCTCGAGCGTGTCGTCCACCGTCTCGCCGTACTGGTGGTCACGGACGAGATCACCGAGTGTGACGACGCCGACGACGGTGTCGAGCCCTCCCTCGTACACCGGTAAGCGGGTGTGGCCGCTCTCGACGCACTTCTCGACGGCGTCGTCGACCGTCGACGTTCGAGGGACGCCGGTGACGTCTAACCGCGGCGTCATCACCTCTTTCGCGATCGTGTCGTTGAACCGGAGCACCCGCTGGAGCATTTCGCGTTCGTCGGCCTCGATGATCCCCTCGTTCTCGCCGGTCCGTATCAGGTTCCGTATCTCCTCGCGGGTCACGTATGAGGACTCGACGGTGGTGCCGCCGCCACTCAGCCTGTTGACGATGCGGGTCAGCCTGTCGAACGTGACCACCAGCGGATAGAGCACGTATTTCGAGACGCGCAGCGGCCGAGCGACGGTGAGCGCCCACGATTCCGTGTTCTCGATGGCGTAGGACTTCGGAGCGCTCTCACCGAACAGCAGGACAACGGCCGTCACGCCGAACGTGGCCGCCAGTACCGCCTGGCCCTGTCCGATGTACATCGCGAGCAGCCCGGTCGCGATCGACGACATCGCGATGTTGACCAGGTTGTTCCCGACGAGGATCGTTATCAGCAATCGATGAGGGTCCGCTTTCAGCGTCTGTACGATGTCGGCACCGGGCGAACCGTCCTCGACGAGCGACTCGATTCGGTGCTGGGCCAGCGAGAACATCGCGATCTCCGCCGAGGAGAAGAACGCCGATAATATCAGCAACACGAGAAGCGTCCCGATGCCGGCGACAGCCACGAGATCCGTCGGGAGATCGACGCCGACGGCGTTCAGCGCGGCGATTATCTCGAGGCCGGACATGGAATTCAGTCACCTACTGAGTCGGTGTTCGCGGACCCGGGGAACTCGGTTTCGTCCATCGCCGACGCGTCCGACACGGACTGCTCGTTTTCGCCGTCCGGGAAGTAACACGCCGCTTGATGGCTCTCGTCCCCAGTCTCGCCGATGGCAGGTTCGGCCTCCCAGCACGATTCCTGGGCCTTCGGACATCGCGGAGCGAACGTACAGCCCGAGGGGAGATCGACCGGGTCCGGCGGCTCGCCCTCGAGGAGGACGCGAGTTCGGTCGGCAGTCGGGTCCTTCTCCGGCGCAGCCGAGAGCAGCGACGAGGTGTAGGGATGCTTGGGCCGGGTCGCGATGCGATCGACGTCACCCTCTTCGATGATCCGGCCGAGGTACATGATGGCCAGCCGGTCCGAGACCTGCATCAGGCTTGCGAGGTCGTGAGAGATGTAGACGATCCCGATGTCCTCGGTGTCGGCGAGCCCCCGCAGCAGGTTCAGCAGGTTGACCTTCAGCGAAACGTCCAGCATCGATGCCGGTTCGTCACAGATCAGGAAGTCGGGGTCCAGTACGAGCGCTTTGGCAACCGCCACGCGCTGGCGTTGCCCCCCCGAGAGTTCGTGAGGGTAGTTATCGAGAATCTTCTCGGCGGGGGTCAGCCCGACCTTCTCGAGCGTCTCGATGATGGCCTGCTCCTTCTCGTCGGTGCGGTAATCGTGGATCGTCAGCGGTTCGCCGACGAGTTTACGGACGGTCTGGCGGGGGTTGAGCGAGTCGAACGGATCCTGGAAGACGATCTGGACCTTTCGCCGAAACTCCTGGAGGTTGCCGTCCTGATAGTACTCGTAGGGCTCCCCGTCGAACGTCATCTCACCGCCCGTCGGATCCTCGAGGAGCGCTATCGTCTCGCCGAGCGTCGATTTCCCGCAGCCGCTCTCCCCGGCGACGCCGAGCACCTCCGAGCGGCGGACGGACAGCGAGACGCCGTCGACCGCCTTCACGCGATCCGGGTCTTCGCCGCGGAACTTGCTCAGCAGCGGTTGGCTCTGCTCGTAGTGTTTTTCGAGGCCACCCGTCTCGAGGATGACTTCACCGCGGTCGGACTCGGCGTCCCCGTCGTCGGGGATGTTCCACGTCTCCGGCTCGTCCGCGTCCCGTCGGAGCTGGGCCGCCTCCTTGACGCGGTGGCAAGCCGACCGGTGGTTTCGGTTGGGGAGATCGACCAGCTCCGGATGGGACTCTCCGCACTCGTCCGTGGCGAACGGACACCGGTCCTCGAAGACGCAAGCCGTCGGCTCCCGATTCACATTCGGCGGCGAGCCGGGGATCGCAACGGGGTCCTCGTCCTCGTCGATTTCCGGGAAGGAGTTCTTCAGTCCCATCGTATAGGGGTTGGTCGGATTGACCAGTACGTTGTCGACGCTCCCCTGCTCCATCACCTTCCCGCCGTAGAGGATCGATAGCTCGTCGCAGGTCTCTGCGATGACGCCGATCTCGTGGGTGATCAACAGCAGGGAGCTGTCCATCCGCTCTTGGATCTCCAAGATCTTGTCGATGATCTTGTCTTGAACGATAACGTCCAGTCCGGTCGTCGGCTCGTCGGCGATGATGAGGTCCGGCTCGAGGGCCAGCGCCATCGCGATGGTGACCCGCTGGCGCATCCCGCCGGAGAACTCGTGGGGGTAGTCGTCGATTCGGCCCGGGTCGAGGCCGACGATCTCGAACAGTTCGCGGACGCGGTCGTACGCCTTCGTCTCCGTGACGTTACGGTGGGTGTGGATCGCCTGTGCAATCTGGTCGCCGGTCGTCATCACGGGATCAAGCGAGTCCATCGCGCTCTGGGGAATATAGGCGATATCCTCCCAGAGGATATCCCGGCGCTCAGCCTCGGAAAGAGACGTGAGGTCCGTTCCGTTGAACTCGATGGTACCGCTCTCGACGGTCCCGTTGTTCGGGAGCAGGCCGAGCAGCGCCTCCGCGACGGTGGACTTCCCGGAGCCGGACTCCCCGGCGAGGCCGTAATTGACGCCCTCGTCGATACTGAACGAGACGTCGTTAACGGCGTGGACTGGTTCGTCGTCGGTCGCGTACGTGACTTTGAGATCTTCGACGTTGAGTAGCGTCATTGGTTGGTCTGAATTTCGGGGTTAATGACTTCCTCGTAGGCCCGTCCGATGAGGAACACCGAGGTAGTTATCGCGGCGATACCGATGGCCGGCGGGAGCACCCACCACCACGCAACGCGCATGTTCCCCGATGCGAACACTTGCCGGAGCATTCGGCCCCAGCTGGTCATCGTCGGATCGCCGAAGCCGAGGAACGCCAGGCTCGCCTGCGCTGCGATCGCCCAGGCGACGCCGTAGGCGGTGTAGAGGAAGCCGATCGGCAACACGTTCGGCGCGACGTGGTACAGCATCGTCCGCAGGTCGCTCGCGCCGCTGGCTCGAGCGGACTTGACGAACGTTCGCTCGCGGACCGATAGCACCTCAGAGCGGACGACCCGCGCCGGCATCTTCCAGAGGAAGCCGGCGATGATCGCCGTGATCAGCCAGATGTTCGGCGTCATAAACGTCAGCAACAGCAGCGCCATCGGCATGAACGGCAGCGAGAACGTCAGGTCGGTCAGCCGCATCAGGAGCTCGTCGACCCAGCCACCGTAGTAGCCGCTGACGACGCCGACGGTGAAGCCGAGCGCGCCCGTCCCCAGGCCGCCGAACAGGCCGACGATGAGCGTCGGCCGTGCGCCGGCGAGGAACTGACTCAGCACGTCCTTGCCGTAGGCCGTCGTCCCGAAGTACGCGTCCACGCTCGGGGCCGAGAGCCGGAGCACGGAGCCGGTGTCGCCGCGAACGGTGTGCTCGATCGGATCGTGTGGGGCCAGAAACGGCCCGAACAGTCCGAGAAACACGAACGCCGCGACGACGAGCATGCCGGCGTACGCCAGCGGATCCCGTCGCAGGAACGCGAACTGGTCGCGGACGAGCGTCCACAGTGCATCGACGCGCTTGTACAACTCTGCCTTGGGTTTCGTTTCGGTACTCATGCGGAGCCACCTCCGTTCGTCGAAACAGTCGGATCGAAGTACGCGTAGAGGACGTCCGCAGCGAGGTTCGCGAGGATGACCGCCAGCGCCATGATGAAGACGGCGGCTTGCACCAGCGGATAGTCCTGTTGCTGGATGGCCAACACGAGTTCACGGCCGATGCCCGGCCAACTGAAGACGACCTCGAGCAGGATGAGTCCCTGGAAAATCATACCGAGACGAAGGGTGAAGTACGTCAGAATGGGCAACATCGAGTTCCGGCCCGCGCGAGCCAGCTGTTGCATCTCCGAAAGCCCCTTCGCTCGATGGAGCTTGAGGAACTCCGAGCCCCGCTTCTCGATGACGCCGTTGCGAGCGAGCAGCAGGAAGTCGCCGCTGTAGTAGAGGACGGCGACGGTGAACGGCAAGAGGTAGTGATGGAGGAAGTCCAGGGAGAGGAAGGTCTCGAGGTAGCCGTCCGGCGTTGCCCTGATCGATCGCATCCCGAGTGAGGGGACGATCTCCAAGTTGTACGCGAAGACGATGATGAAGAAAATCGCCGTGATGAACACCGGTGTGGAGCGGAGCAGCGTCGTCGAGACGATACTGAACTTCTCGAGGCGGCT is a window encoding:
- a CDS encoding ABC transporter permease, whose amino-acid sequence is MSTETKPKAELYKRVDALWTLVRDQFAFLRRDPLAYAGMLVVAAFVFLGLFGPFLAPHDPIEHTVRGDTGSVLRLSAPSVDAYFGTTAYGKDVLSQFLAGARPTLIVGLFGGLGTGALGFTVGVVSGYYGGWVDELLMRLTDLTFSLPFMPMALLLLTFMTPNIWLITAIIAGFLWKMPARVVRSEVLSVRERTFVKSARASGASDLRTMLYHVAPNVLPIGFLYTAYGVAWAIAAQASLAFLGFGDPTMTSWGRMLRQVFASGNMRVAWWWVLPPAIGIAAITTSVFLIGRAYEEVINPEIQTNQ
- a CDS encoding ABC transporter permease; its protein translation is MTKFQRFLLKRLAISVLLTLIAVSVIFVVLRLLPGSPFETLVTSGNLNQEQIDEIRAMYGLDQSIWGQYVNYLWSLLSFQFGYSILRSQPVWEVLEPRLINSLILLVPALVTTAILSSLLGMYAGWNRGSRLEKFSIVSTTLLRSTPVFITAIFFIIVFAYNLEIVPSLGMRSIRATPDGYLETFLSLDFLHHYLLPFTVAVLYYSGDFLLLARNGVIEKRGSEFLKLHRAKGLSEMQQLARAGRNSMLPILTYFTLRLGMIFQGLILLEVVFSWPGIGRELVLAIQQQDYPLVQAAVFIMALAVILANLAADVLYAYFDPTVSTNGGGSA